A stretch of the Elephas maximus indicus isolate mEleMax1 chromosome 3, mEleMax1 primary haplotype, whole genome shotgun sequence genome encodes the following:
- the LOC126071230 gene encoding olfactory receptor 7A10-like, which yields MEPGNHTEVLEFILLGLSEVEELQSLLLGLFLSMYLVTVIGNLLIILATITSSHLHTPMYFFLANFSFADICFTSTTIPKMLLNIHTHNKTISYQGCLSQMYFFILFAELDSFLLSIMAYDRFVAICYPLHYTVIMNPRLCGLLLLLSWILSGLDSLVHGLLVLQLSFCTNLEIPHFFCEINQVIQLACSDTLLSIIEMYFATVVVAIIPLTGIIFSYSRIVSSILRITSARGKYKAFSTCGSHLSVVSLFYGTGLGVYLSSATAQNSRSSAIASGMYTIVTPMLNPFIYSLRNKDIKGALKNLVGLVTLNE from the coding sequence atggaaccaggaaacCACACAGAGGTTTTAGAATTTATTCTCCTTGGACTCTCAGAAGTGGAAGAACTGCAATCCCTTCTTCTTGGGCTGTTCCTGTCCATGTACTTGGTCACAGTTATTGGGAACCTTCTCATCATCTTGGCCACCATCACTAGCTCCCatctccacactcccatgtacttcttccttgccaactttTCCTTTGCAGATATATGTTTCACCTCCACCACTATCCCAAAGATGCTGCTGAATATCCACACCCATAACAAAACCATCAGCTATCAAGGCTGCCTTTcccaaatgtattttttcatcctttttgcAGAGTTAGATAGTTTTCTCCTTTCTataatggcctatgaccggtttgtggccatctgtTACCCACTgcactacacagtcatcatgaatCCCAGACTCTGTggcttgctgctgctgttgtcctGGATATTGAGTGGTCTGGACTCTCTGGTACATGGTTTGTTAGTGTTGCAACTGTCCTTCTGTACTAACTTGGAAATTCCccacttcttctgtgaaatcAATCAGGTCATCCAACTTGCCTGTTCTGACACCCTCCTCAGTATCATAGAGATGTATTTTGCAACTGTGGTGGTAGCTATTATTCCCCTCACTGGTATCATATTTTCATATTCTCGGATTGTCTCTTCCATACTGAGAATTACATCAGCAAGGGGGAAATATAAGGCATTTTCCACTTGTGGGTCTCACCTTtcagttgtttctttgttttatggtACAGGCCTTGGGGTCTACCTCAGTTCTGCCACTGCCCAAAATTCCAGGTCTAGTGCAATAGCCTCAGGGATGTACACCATAGTCACACCCATGCTGAATCCctttatctacagcctgaggaacaaggacATAAAAGGCGCATTGAAAAATCTTGTTGGGCTTGTCACTTTAAATGAGTGA